The proteins below are encoded in one region of Diorhabda carinulata isolate Delta chromosome 3, icDioCari1.1, whole genome shotgun sequence:
- the LOC130892043 gene encoding general transcription factor IIH subunit 5, whose translation MVNVMKGVLVKCDQAMKQFLLHLDETLKLGKKFIIQDLDENHLFISADILDTLQVKIDDLMDQISFPLTDKSA comes from the exons atggtGAATGTTATGAAAGGAGTTTTAGTGAAATG tgaCCAGGCCATGAAACAATTTCTTCTACATCTAGACGAAAcattaaaattaggaaaaaaattcatcattcaagatttggatgaaaatcatttatttatttcagctGATATTTTAGATACTCTACAAGTGAAAATTGATGATTTGATGGACCAGATTAGTTTTCCATTGACAGATAAAAGCGCCTAA
- the LOC130892038 gene encoding zinc finger HIT domain-containing protein 1: MTISKSTLRGSNRIRENDKRRIVDETSRKRRHRKVMELLESDNYHDDPHADLVMSKKVPKFEDNLEHRNTRTKKKERTTDYYQFKYRKNFQQLVDEDRVDADLNGRVSYMDIQCEDTLIPPRHFCAVCGFLGQYSCLSCGTRYCCIRCMDTHIDTRCLKWTA; the protein is encoded by the exons ATGACTATCTCAAAGTCTACACTTCGCGGTTCAAATCGCATTAG GGAAAATGACAAGCGGCGTATCGTCGACGAAACTTCCCGTAAGCGTCGACACAGGAAAGTAATGGAACTCCTGGAATCAGACAACTACCATGATGATCCCCATGCTGATTTGGTTATGAGTAAAAAAGTTCCCAAATTCGAAGACAACTTGGAACACAGAAATACACGTACCAAGAAAAAAGAGAGAACTACGGATTACTACCAATTCAAGTATCGTAAAAACTTCCAACAATTAGTTGATGAAGATAGAGTAGATGCAGATTTGAACGGAAGAGTCTCTTATATGGATATACAATGTGAAGATACTCTTATACCACCTAGACACTTCTGTGCTGTTTGTGGCTTTTTGGGACAATATTCATGTTTATCTTGTGGTACTCGCTATTGTTGTATTAGGTGCATGGACACTCATATTGATACAAGGTGTTTGAAATGGACAgcttga
- the LOC130892033 gene encoding NFU1 iron-sulfur cluster scaffold homolog, mitochondrial-like: MWRNSLIFLRFANNTPKLTGFSQNISQKWSQKTLFTSQSLKMFIQTQETPNPNSVKFLPGVQVLENGQTIDFPNGQAAYCSPLGKLLFRIEGVKSVFLGPDFITVTKSEEDEVNWKLLKPEIFATIMDFFASGLPVLNEAEPNQDTQIKDDDDETVQMIKELLDTRIRPTVQEDGGDIIFVSYEDGIVKLKMQGACSSCPSSVVTLKNGVQNMMQFYIPEVLGVEQVLDEADKVSESYFKKVDESVSSKEMEGK, encoded by the exons atgtggcgtaattcattgatttttctAAGATTTGCTAACAATACACCAAAACTAACTGGATTTTCTCAAAA tatttCGCAAAAATGGTcccaaaaaactttatttacttctcaatctttgaaaatgttcattcaAACGCAAGAAACTCCAAATCCCAACAGCGTTAAATTTTTACCAGGAgttcaagttttggaaaatggACAAACAATTGATTTTCCAAATGGACAAGCTGCTTATTGTTCTCCATTAGGAAAATTACTATTTCGAATTGAAGGAGTTAAGAGTGTATTCCTTGGTCCTGATTTTATAACTGTAACTAAATCTGAGGAAGACGAGGTGAATTGGAAGTTActaaaacctgaaatatttgcTACAATTATGGATTTCTTTGCAAGTGGATTGCCAGTGTTAAACGAAGCTGAACCAAATCAAGACACAC AAATtaaagatgatgatgatgaaacaGTGCAAATGATAAAAGAACTTTTAGACACTAGAATCAGACCAACTGTACAAGAGGATGGAG gtgACATAATTTTCGTCAGTTATGAAGATGGTATTGTGAAACTAAAAATGCAAGGAGCATGTTCGAGCTGCCCAAGTTCTGTAGTTACTTTAAAAAATGGTGTACAAAATATGATGCAGTTCTATATACCTGAGGTACTTGGTGTGGAACAAGTATTAGATGAAGCAGATAAAGTTTCTGAAagctattttaaaaaagttgatgaaTCAGTAAGCTCAAAAGAGATGGAAGGGAAATAA
- the LOC130892034 gene encoding survival of motor neuron-related-splicing factor 30, with translation MSDELQNYQLQLQQVEAALLSDPDNQELQKLKIDLKEVIELTLDLKNKAEEAANQPEYTDPVGVTEEDEITKSLLAVEEFVARNRTKKMWRVGDICMAKWNENGQYYEARIDVINPDGQVNVTFEAYKNRGVTTLSELREFTGQKRVLSESEKMKKAKLHNKEYLKRKKLKKQQRFKELEEERETEKKKWLAFANKAVKNKKTGLKTKSIFASPDSVNGRVGIGTCGISGKPMTEFTTAEKWRKGT, from the coding sequence ATGTCTGATGAATTACAAAATTACCAATTACAACTCCAACAAGTGGAAGCTGCTCTATTGAGCGACCCAGACAATCAAGAATTGCAGAAGCTTAAGATAGATTTGAAGGAAGTAATAGAACTTACATTAGATCTTAAAAATAAAGCTGAGGAAGCTGCTAATCAACCAGAGTATACGGATCCAGTAGGAGTAACTGAAGAAGATGAAATCACAAAGTCTTTGCTTGCGGTTGAAGAGTTTGTTGCTCGAAACAGAACCAAAAAAATGTGGAGGGTAGGAGATATATGTATGGCTAAGTGGAACGAAAATGGACAGTATTATGAAGCAAGAATAGATGTTATTAATCCGGACGGACAGGTAAATGTTACttttgaagcttataaaaatagAGGGGTTACTACTCTATCCGAATTACGTGAATTCACAGGTCAGAAACGAGTCCTTTCAGAatcagaaaaaatgaaaaaagccAAACTGCATAATAAAGAGTACTTGaagagaaaaaagttgaaaaagcaACAGAGGTTCAAAGAGTTGGAAGAAGAGCGtgaaacagaaaagaaaaaatggttAGCTTTTGCAAATAAAGCggttaaaaacaaaaagacagggttaaaaacaaaaagtatatttGCTTCTCCAGATTCTGTAAATGGTAGAGTTGGGATAGGAACTTGTGGAATAAGTGGAAAACCAATGACTGAGTTTACTACAGCAGAAAAATGGAGGAAAGGTACATAA